One segment of Rhodanobacter thiooxydans DNA contains the following:
- the nuoN gene encoding NADH-quinone oxidoreductase subunit NuoN, with protein sequence MPTLNDILILLPEFYLVAAACLLLLLDAFMKPAQRPLLHWISIAVLLVAIYLVVAGQPPQTVTAFGDMFVRDDVAEILKVFALGTTAMVFVYARPYLIDRKLLGGEFYTLMIFAVIGIMLLVSAGSLVTVYLGLELLSLSSYALVALNRDAKLPPEAAIKYFVLGALASGMLLYGMSMVYGASGMGGTPTLDLAQLHNVMSYTTAPTLLLFGLVFMIVGIGFKLGAAPFHMWIPDVYQGAPTPVTTFIASGSKLAAFGMAYRLLDTGMGDLSQHWQLMLAVLAVVSLAIGNLVAIVQTNLKRMLAYSTISHMGYLLLGLSAAGPEGYAAAMFYAICYALMGVAAFGVMLALTRAGFECEEITDLKGLNQKSPWMAFLMLLAMFSLAGVPPLFGFWAKVLVLEAAIHANMLWLAIVGIVFAIIGLYYYLYVVKVMYFDKPEEGGALQAQPDRPLRVVLSLNALSLLVLGLYWGPLLGWCRRAFGL encoded by the coding sequence ATGCCGACTCTGAATGACATCCTGATCCTGCTGCCGGAGTTCTACCTGGTGGCGGCGGCGTGCCTGCTGTTGCTGCTGGACGCCTTCATGAAGCCTGCGCAGCGCCCGCTGCTGCACTGGATCTCGATCGCGGTGCTGCTGGTGGCGATCTATCTGGTGGTCGCCGGCCAGCCGCCGCAGACGGTCACCGCGTTCGGCGACATGTTCGTGCGCGACGACGTGGCCGAGATCCTCAAGGTGTTTGCGCTGGGCACCACCGCGATGGTGTTCGTTTACGCTCGCCCGTACCTGATCGACCGCAAGCTGCTCGGCGGCGAGTTCTACACGCTGATGATCTTCGCGGTGATCGGCATCATGCTGCTGGTCTCGGCCGGCAGCCTGGTCACCGTCTACCTGGGGCTGGAGCTGCTCTCGCTGTCGTCATACGCGCTGGTGGCGCTGAACCGCGACGCGAAGCTGCCGCCGGAGGCGGCGATCAAGTACTTCGTGCTGGGCGCACTGGCCTCGGGCATGCTGCTGTATGGCATGTCGATGGTCTACGGCGCTTCCGGCATGGGTGGCACGCCGACCCTGGACCTGGCGCAGCTGCACAACGTGATGAGCTACACCACGGCACCGACCCTGCTGCTGTTCGGCCTGGTCTTCATGATCGTGGGCATCGGCTTCAAGCTGGGTGCCGCGCCGTTCCACATGTGGATACCTGACGTCTACCAGGGCGCACCGACCCCGGTCACCACCTTCATCGCCTCGGGCTCCAAGCTGGCCGCGTTCGGCATGGCCTACCGCCTGCTCGACACTGGCATGGGTGATCTGTCGCAGCACTGGCAGCTGATGCTGGCGGTGCTGGCCGTGGTTTCGCTGGCGATCGGCAACCTGGTCGCAATCGTGCAGACCAACCTGAAGCGCATGCTGGCGTATTCGACCATCTCGCACATGGGCTACCTGCTGCTCGGCCTTTCCGCCGCCGGCCCGGAAGGCTATGCCGCGGCGATGTTCTACGCGATCTGCTACGCGCTGATGGGCGTGGCCGCGTTTGGCGTGATGCTGGCGCTGACCCGTGCCGGCTTCGAGTGCGAGGAAATCACCGACCTGAAGGGACTGAACCAGAAGTCGCCGTGGATGGCGTTCCTGATGTTGCTGGCGATGTTCTCGCTGGCCGGCGTGCCGCCGCTGTTCGGCTTCTGGGCCAAGGTGCTGGTGCTGGAGGCGGCGATCCACGCGAACATGTTGTGGCTGGCCATCGTCGGTATCGTGTTCGCCATCATCGGGCTGTACTACTACCTGTACGTGGTCAAGGTGATGTACTTCGACAAGCCGGAGGAGGGCGGTGCATTGCAGGCACAGCCGGACCGGCCGCTGCGCGTGGTGCTGTCGCTGAACGCGCTGTCGTTGCTGGTGCTGGGCCTGTACTGGGGCCCGCTGCTGGGTTGGTGCCGGCGCGCGTTCGGGTTGTGA
- the rimP gene encoding ribosome maturation factor RimP — protein MDTQALAQRFSEVLVDLGLECLGVEFTPSHGQSTLRVYLDLLDKETGDGERREVGIEDCETASRELSALLDVEDPVPGHYVLEVSSPGLDRPLFTAAQFARASGQEVKVLLRAPLEGRRRLRGKLVSAEAGHIVLEAEGKTFEFDHALVESARVVPDWVALGYAPQPKPGGKTPGKKQAD, from the coding sequence ATGGATACGCAGGCACTGGCACAACGTTTCAGCGAGGTACTGGTCGATCTTGGCCTGGAATGCCTCGGCGTGGAGTTCACCCCGTCGCACGGGCAGAGTACGCTGCGCGTCTACCTGGACCTGCTGGACAAGGAAACGGGCGACGGCGAGCGTCGCGAGGTCGGCATCGAGGATTGCGAAACCGCCAGCCGCGAATTGTCCGCCCTGCTGGATGTGGAGGATCCGGTTCCCGGCCATTACGTGCTGGAAGTTTCCTCGCCGGGCCTGGATCGGCCGCTGTTCACCGCCGCACAGTTTGCGCGGGCCAGCGGGCAGGAAGTGAAGGTGCTGCTGAGGGCGCCGCTGGAAGGCCGCCGTCGCCTGCGTGGCAAGCTGGTTTCGGCAGAGGCCGGGCACATCGTGCTGGAAGCCGAAGGCAAGACGTTCGAATTTGACCATGCGCTGGTGGAAAGCGCGCGCGTGGTGCCGGACTGGGTGGCGCTCGGTTATGCGCCGCAGCCCAAGCCCGGCGGCAAGACGCCCGGCAAGAAGCAGGCTGATTGA
- the nusA gene encoding transcription termination factor NusA encodes MSKELLLVVDAVANEKGVPLEVIFEAMEAALASAAKKRYPDEEPDIRVSIDHDTGEYETFRRWEIIADDGEMESPSYQLRLMDALDERADAAVGEYIEQQIENAEFGRIAAQAAKQVIVQRVREAERQQVVDAFADRVGELVTGIVKRVERGNIYLDLGSNAEAFIPRDKTIPRESARVGDRVRGYLYEVRSEARGPQLFVSRAAPEFMIELFKLEVPEVGQGLVEIKGCARDPGDRAKIAVLAHDSRTDPIGACIGMRGSRVQAVSNDLNGERVDIILWHENQAQYVINAMAPAEVQSIIMDEEKHSMDIAVAEDKLSQAIGRGGQNVRLASKLTGWQLNVMTQDQVTAKSESEQEAARQLFMDKLEVDQEIAVILVQEGFSSIEEIAYVPSAELLAVEGFDEDIVEELRARARDALLTEALAVEEGVDEHQPSEELLALDGMDEETAFALAARAVTTVDDLADLAVDDLIDIEGMDEERAAALIMAARAPMIARLEKGG; translated from the coding sequence ATGAGCAAAGAACTTTTGCTGGTCGTCGACGCGGTCGCCAATGAAAAGGGCGTGCCGCTGGAAGTGATTTTCGAGGCGATGGAGGCCGCGCTGGCCTCGGCCGCGAAGAAGCGCTATCCGGACGAAGAGCCCGATATCCGCGTATCGATCGACCACGACACCGGCGAGTACGAGACGTTCCGCCGCTGGGAAATCATCGCCGATGACGGCGAGATGGAATCGCCGTCCTATCAGTTGCGCCTGATGGACGCGCTGGACGAGCGCGCCGACGCTGCCGTGGGCGAATACATCGAGCAGCAGATCGAGAACGCCGAATTCGGCCGCATCGCCGCGCAGGCTGCCAAGCAGGTGATCGTGCAGCGCGTGCGCGAGGCCGAACGCCAGCAGGTGGTCGACGCCTTCGCCGATCGCGTGGGCGAGCTGGTCACCGGTATCGTCAAGCGCGTCGAACGCGGCAACATCTACCTCGACCTGGGCAGCAATGCCGAGGCGTTCATCCCGCGCGACAAGACCATTCCGCGCGAATCGGCCCGCGTCGGCGACCGCGTGCGCGGTTATCTGTACGAAGTGCGTTCCGAGGCCCGCGGCCCGCAGCTGTTTGTGTCGCGCGCGGCGCCGGAGTTCATGATCGAGCTGTTCAAGCTGGAAGTGCCGGAAGTCGGCCAGGGCCTGGTCGAGATCAAGGGCTGCGCGCGCGATCCGGGCGATCGCGCCAAGATCGCCGTGCTGGCCCACGACAGCCGCACTGATCCGATCGGCGCCTGCATCGGCATGCGCGGATCGCGCGTGCAGGCGGTCTCCAACGACCTCAACGGCGAGCGCGTCGACATCATCCTGTGGCACGAGAACCAGGCGCAGTACGTCATCAACGCGATGGCGCCGGCGGAAGTGCAGTCCATCATCATGGACGAAGAAAAGCACTCGATGGACATCGCGGTGGCCGAGGACAAGCTGTCCCAGGCGATCGGTCGCGGCGGCCAGAACGTGCGCCTGGCCAGCAAGCTGACCGGCTGGCAGTTGAACGTGATGACCCAGGACCAGGTCACCGCCAAGAGCGAGTCCGAGCAGGAGGCCGCGCGCCAGCTGTTCATGGACAAGCTCGAAGTGGACCAGGAGATCGCCGTGATCCTCGTGCAGGAAGGCTTTTCCAGCATCGAGGAAATCGCCTATGTGCCCAGCGCCGAGCTGCTCGCGGTGGAGGGCTTCGATGAGGACATCGTCGAGGAGCTGCGCGCCCGCGCCCGCGATGCGCTGCTGACCGAGGCACTGGCGGTGGAGGAGGGGGTCGATGAACATCAGCCTTCCGAAGAGCTGCTGGCACTGGACGGCATGGACGAGGAAACTGCCTTTGCGCTGGCTGCGCGCGCGGTGACCACGGTCGACGACCTGGCTGACCTGGCGGTGGACGACCTGATCGATATCGAGGGCATGGATGAAGAGCGTGCCGCCGCACTGATCATGGCCGCACGTGCGCCGATGATCGCGCGACTGGAGAAGGGCGGCTAA
- the infB gene encoding translation initiation factor IF-2, giving the protein MSDVTIKQLAQVLGMPVDKLLTQLGEAGMKFSDQEQVISSTEKVKLLGFLRRTHGKGEVAAEVDDSAPRQITLKRRTVGELKVAAPGGRGATGTAKTVNVEVRAKRTYVKRSVIAEEASAEPEREEAVRKLQESQQQREQEERERIEAEQRRQAEAQHSLDEQQRKAEKEQREVEVASPAEAPVAEHVEVEPEPAAEAAPVVAGDDAAGTVQRIDQRDLGMILPRIHEPRKREKLVKPVVAPAAPAAPVARAATPGSAAAPAAAGDTARGKPKHSRERNDSVEGKGDRDSAGKRFAGGQMHLSEADRARRSSSSKRGKPGRSSGRELLRSSNAPTGPHGFSRPTAPVVREVVVGDTNVVAELAQKMAVKGSEVVKALFKMGVMATINQTVDHDTAVLVVEELGHTPVADSQNNAEETLAAHTQNIELEGEKVTRPPVVTIMGHVDHGKTSLLDYIRRTKVASGEAGGITQHIGAYHVETSKGVITFLDTPGHAAFTSMRARGAQSTDIVILVVAADDGVMPQTVEAVKHARAAKVPLIVAVNKMDKDGANPDNVKQGLVQYEVVPEDWGGDVQFIPVSAKTGAGVEDLLDAISVQAEVMELKAVVDGRASGVVIESSLDRGRGPVATVLVQQGTLRKGDFVVCGVEYGRMRALIDETGKQVTEAGPSIPVQVLGLSGVPETGDDFVCVEDERLAREVAQERELKRRETRMVSKSNRLEDIIAKMGQGVEQQTLNILVKGDVQGSVEALRESLTQIGNERVRVNVVSSGVGGINESDATLAAASKALVIGFNVRADASARKVIETNGLDVRYFSIIYDVIDQVTQAATGLLGMEVREDIIGTAEVRDVFRSSKFGAVAGCMVTEGVVKRSKPIRVLRDHVVIFEGELESLRRFKDLVDEVRNGMECGIAVKQYNDVKPGDQIECFERTEVARTL; this is encoded by the coding sequence ATGTCGGACGTTACGATCAAACAACTCGCCCAGGTACTGGGTATGCCGGTCGACAAGCTGCTGACGCAGCTCGGCGAGGCAGGCATGAAATTCTCCGACCAGGAGCAGGTCATCAGCAGCACCGAGAAGGTGAAGTTGCTTGGCTTCCTGCGCCGCACGCATGGCAAGGGCGAAGTCGCTGCCGAGGTCGACGACAGCGCGCCGCGCCAGATCACCCTGAAGCGCCGTACGGTCGGCGAGCTGAAGGTGGCAGCGCCGGGGGGGCGGGGTGCCACAGGCACGGCCAAGACAGTCAATGTCGAAGTGCGCGCCAAGCGCACCTACGTCAAGCGCAGCGTGATTGCCGAGGAGGCCAGCGCCGAACCCGAGCGCGAGGAGGCCGTGCGCAAGCTGCAGGAGTCGCAGCAGCAGCGCGAGCAGGAAGAACGCGAGCGGATCGAGGCTGAACAGCGCCGCCAGGCGGAGGCACAACACAGCCTGGACGAACAGCAGCGGAAGGCCGAAAAGGAGCAGCGCGAGGTCGAGGTGGCCAGTCCTGCCGAAGCGCCCGTGGCCGAGCACGTCGAGGTCGAGCCGGAACCGGCGGCCGAAGCGGCGCCCGTGGTGGCCGGCGATGACGCGGCGGGAACTGTCCAGCGCATCGACCAGCGCGACCTGGGCATGATCCTGCCGCGCATCCACGAGCCGCGCAAACGCGAAAAGCTGGTCAAGCCGGTCGTGGCCCCCGCCGCGCCGGCCGCTCCGGTGGCTCGTGCCGCGACGCCCGGTAGTGCGGCCGCGCCAGCCGCCGCCGGCGATACTGCTCGTGGCAAGCCCAAGCATTCGCGCGAACGCAATGACAGCGTCGAGGGCAAGGGTGATCGCGACAGTGCTGGCAAGCGCTTCGCCGGTGGGCAGATGCACCTGAGCGAGGCCGATCGCGCCCGCCGCTCTTCCAGCAGCAAGCGCGGCAAGCCGGGACGCAGCAGCGGCCGCGAGCTGTTGCGCAGCAGCAACGCACCGACCGGCCCGCACGGCTTCTCGCGACCCACCGCGCCGGTGGTGCGCGAAGTGGTCGTGGGCGATACCAACGTCGTCGCCGAGCTGGCCCAGAAGATGGCGGTCAAGGGTTCCGAGGTGGTCAAGGCGCTGTTCAAGATGGGCGTGATGGCTACCATCAACCAGACCGTCGACCACGACACCGCGGTGCTGGTGGTCGAGGAGCTCGGCCACACGCCGGTGGCGGATAGCCAGAACAACGCCGAGGAGACGCTGGCGGCGCACACCCAGAACATCGAGCTGGAGGGTGAGAAGGTCACACGCCCGCCGGTGGTGACGATCATGGGTCACGTCGACCACGGCAAGACCTCGCTGCTCGACTACATCCGCCGCACCAAGGTCGCTTCCGGCGAAGCCGGCGGCATCACCCAGCACATCGGCGCGTACCACGTGGAAACGTCGAAGGGCGTGATCACGTTCCTGGATACTCCCGGCCACGCCGCGTTCACCTCGATGCGTGCCCGTGGCGCGCAGTCGACCGACATCGTGATCCTGGTGGTGGCGGCCGACGACGGCGTGATGCCGCAGACCGTGGAAGCGGTGAAGCATGCGCGCGCCGCCAAGGTGCCGCTGATCGTCGCGGTCAACAAGATGGACAAGGACGGCGCCAACCCGGACAACGTCAAGCAGGGTCTGGTGCAGTACGAAGTGGTGCCGGAAGACTGGGGCGGCGACGTCCAGTTCATCCCGGTGTCGGCCAAGACCGGTGCCGGTGTCGAGGACCTGCTCGACGCGATCTCGGTGCAGGCCGAGGTGATGGAATTGAAGGCGGTCGTCGATGGCCGCGCCTCCGGCGTGGTGATCGAGTCCAGCCTGGACCGCGGCCGTGGCCCGGTGGCCACCGTGCTGGTCCAGCAAGGCACGCTGCGCAAGGGTGACTTCGTGGTCTGCGGCGTCGAATACGGCCGCATGCGCGCGCTGATCGACGAAACCGGCAAGCAGGTGACCGAAGCCGGCCCGTCGATTCCGGTGCAGGTGCTGGGTCTGTCCGGCGTGCCGGAAACCGGCGACGACTTCGTCTGTGTCGAGGACGAGCGGCTGGCCCGCGAAGTGGCGCAGGAGCGCGAGCTCAAGCGTCGTGAAACGCGCATGGTCAGCAAGAGCAACCGGCTTGAGGACATCATCGCCAAGATGGGCCAGGGCGTGGAGCAGCAGACGCTCAACATCCTGGTCAAGGGTGACGTGCAGGGTTCGGTCGAAGCGCTGCGCGAGTCGCTGACCCAGATCGGCAACGAGCGGGTCCGCGTCAACGTGGTTTCGTCCGGCGTCGGCGGCATCAACGAATCCGATGCCACGCTGGCAGCGGCTTCGAAGGCACTGGTGATCGGCTTCAACGTGCGCGCCGACGCCTCGGCGCGCAAGGTGATCGAGACCAATGGCCTGGACGTGCGCTATTTCTCGATCATCTACGACGTGATCGACCAGGTGACCCAAGCGGCCACTGGCCTGCTCGGCATGGAAGTACGCGAGGACATCATCGGCACGGCCGAAGTGCGCGACGTGTTCCGCAGTTCCAAGTTCGGTGCCGTGGCTGGCTGCATGGTCACCGAGGGTGTGGTCAAGCGCAGCAAGCCGATCCGCGTGCTGCGCGACCACGTGGTGATCTTCGAAGGCGAGCTGGAATCGCTGCGCCGCTTCAAGGACCTCGTCGACGAAGTGCGCAACGGCATGGAATGCGGCATCGCCGTGAAGCAGTACAACGACGTCAAGCCGGGCGACCAGATCGAGTGCTTCGAACGCACCGAAGTGGCGCGTACGCTTTGA
- the rbfA gene encoding 30S ribosome-binding factor RbfA, translating to MPSRDFKRTDRIGAELRRELGLLVHAAVRDHGLPSTSVCDVEITRDLDWATVWVTTMLPEQGLPAVKALNEMSHEIRHALAHSGMRMRRVPELKFKYDDSVDKGERIESLLRQQARDLAPPDGDKQD from the coding sequence ATGCCTTCCCGTGATTTCAAACGTACTGACCGCATCGGTGCCGAACTGCGCCGCGAGCTGGGCTTGCTGGTGCATGCGGCCGTGCGCGATCACGGTTTGCCGTCGACCAGTGTCTGTGACGTGGAAATCACCCGTGACCTGGACTGGGCCACGGTGTGGGTGACCACCATGCTGCCCGAGCAGGGACTGCCGGCGGTGAAGGCGCTCAACGAGATGAGCCATGAGATCCGCCATGCGCTGGCGCACAGCGGCATGCGCATGCGCCGGGTGCCGGAGCTGAAGTTCAAGTACGACGACTCGGTCGACAAGGGCGAGCGCATCGAATCGCTGCTGCGCCAGCAGGCACGCGACCTGGCGCCGCCGGACGGCGACAAGCAGGATTGA
- the truB gene encoding tRNA pseudouridine(55) synthase TruB produces the protein MSRLPRIPFRDLHGIVLLDKPLGLSSNQALQAVRRLLRASKGGHTGALDPLATGLLPLCFGEATKLAGSLLGARKAYLAECRLGITTDTADSEGAVVRQRPVPELDDAMIEAALAKLRGHILQVPPVYSALKQGGERLYAKARRGETVEISPREVDVYRLELLGRTGDTLQLLVECGSGTYVRSLALDLGEELGCGAHLTALRRIWVEPFREPRMVTLAQLEQAAEQGDGALLAWLLPVSAGLSDLPVLRLDETQSMAISRGQQIVLPGLPEAGRCVAYASDGALLALLEPDAEGRARIVRGFNLPPD, from the coding sequence ATGAGCCGACTGCCGCGCATCCCGTTCCGTGATCTGCACGGCATCGTGCTGCTCGACAAGCCGCTGGGCCTGAGTTCCAACCAGGCGCTGCAGGCCGTGCGCCGGTTGTTGCGTGCATCCAAGGGTGGCCACACCGGGGCGCTCGATCCGCTGGCCACTGGCCTGTTACCGCTGTGTTTCGGCGAGGCGACCAAGCTGGCCGGCAGCCTGCTGGGTGCGCGCAAGGCCTACCTGGCCGAATGTCGGCTCGGCATCACCACGGATACCGCCGACAGTGAAGGTGCAGTTGTTCGGCAGCGCCCGGTGCCGGAACTCGATGACGCCATGATCGAGGCGGCGCTGGCCAAATTGCGCGGCCACATCCTGCAGGTGCCGCCGGTGTATTCCGCGCTGAAACAGGGCGGCGAACGGCTTTATGCCAAGGCGCGCCGTGGCGAAACCGTCGAGATATCACCGCGCGAGGTGGATGTTTATCGACTCGAGTTGCTGGGGCGCACCGGCGACACGCTGCAATTGCTGGTGGAATGCGGCTCGGGTACCTACGTCCGTTCGCTGGCGCTGGACCTGGGCGAGGAGCTGGGATGCGGTGCCCACCTGACCGCGTTGCGCCGGATCTGGGTCGAGCCGTTCCGCGAGCCGCGGATGGTGACCCTGGCGCAGTTGGAGCAGGCGGCGGAGCAGGGCGACGGGGCCTTGCTGGCATGGTTGCTGCCGGTCTCCGCGGGGTTGTCCGACTTGCCGGTATTGCGCCTGGATGAGACGCAGAGCATGGCCATTTCACGTGGCCAGCAGATCGTCCTGCCGGGCCTGCCGGAAGCCGGGCGCTGCGTGGCGTACGCCAGCGATGGCGCGCTGCTGGCGCTGCTGGAACCCGATGCCGAAGGGCGTGCGCGCATCGTGCGCGGCTTCAACCTGCCGCCCGATTGA
- the rpsO gene encoding 30S ribosomal protein S15 yields the protein MSLTAEQTGKIIADFGRVPNDTGSTEVQVALLSARIDHLTGHFKEHKQDHHSRRGLLKLVNQRKRLLSYLKDRDLARYQTLIERLGLRR from the coding sequence ATGTCTCTTACCGCAGAACAGACCGGCAAGATCATTGCTGATTTCGGCCGCGTGCCGAACGACACCGGTTCGACCGAAGTCCAGGTGGCCCTGCTGTCCGCCCGCATCGACCACCTCACCGGCCACTTCAAGGAACACAAGCAGGATCACCACTCCCGCCGTGGCCTGCTGAAGCTGGTCAACCAGCGCAAGCGCCTGCTCAGCTATCTGAAGGATCGCGATCTTGCGCGCTATCAGACCCTGATCGAACGCCTCGGCCTGCGCCGTTAA